The genomic interval CCCCCGCCGTACTCACTCGACGTTTTGTACCTGCTCGCGCAGGCGCTCCAGTTCTTCCTTCACGATGATCACGGACCGCTGGATCTCGACGTCGTTCGCCTTCGAACCGATCGTGTTGGCCTCGCGGTTCATCTCCTGCAGCAGGAAGTTCAGCTTGCGTCCGGCCAGCTCTTCACTGGCGATCAGCTGCTTGTACTGATCGATGTGCGCGGAGAGTCGCACGCACTCCTCGGTGCAGTCGATGCGATCGGCGTAGAGCGTGACTTCTTGTGCGATGCGCGCCGGGTCCATCTCGACGTCGGCCAGCAGCGCCTGCAGACGCGTCATGAGCCGCTCCTTCATCTCCTGCGGGCGGAGCGGGGCGCGAGCGACCACGGTGTCGAGTTCGCGGCGCAGAATGCCAAGGCGCTGCTCGAAGTCGCGCGCCAGTGCCGCGCCTTCGCGCGCCTTCATGTCGTTCATGCTGTCGCACGCCTTGTCGACCACCGACCGCACCAGCGCCCAGGTCTCGTCGTCGGACAGCGCGGTGTGCTCCCACGTGAAGACGTCCGGCAGTGCGGCGACGGTCGCGAGCTGCACGTCGCCGCCCAGCTCGAAGCGGTCGCGCAGCTGCCGCATGAGCGAGACATAGCGCTCCGCGACCGGCTCGTTGATGCGCAGCACCTCGCCGGCATCGCCGGCGCCGCTCCAGGTGATGGTCAGGTTCAGCTTGCCGCGCGCGAATCGATCCTGCACGAGCTGCCGGATCTGATCTTCGAACAGGCTCACCATGCGCGGGGCGCGGATCTGGACCTCGCAGAAACGGTGATTGACCGAGCGGATTTCGGCCGTGAGGCGCTGCCCGTCGCGTTCGATCTCGGCCGCGCCGTAGCCGGTCATGCTGCGGATCATCCCGGAAGCCCCCTGTCGAAGAGGCGGGAAGTTAGCCTGTGGCGCGCACTT from Candidatus Eisenbacteria bacterium carries:
- a CDS encoding YicC family protein, whose product is MTGYGAAEIERDGQRLTAEIRSVNHRFCEVQIRAPRMVSLFEDQIRQLVQDRFARGKLNLTITWSGAGDAGEVLRINEPVAERYVSLMRQLRDRFELGGDVQLATVAALPDVFTWEHTALSDDETWALVRSVVDKACDSMNDMKAREGAALARDFEQRLGILRRELDTVVARAPLRPQEMKERLMTRLQALLADVEMDPARIAQEVTLYADRIDCTEECVRLSAHIDQYKQLIASEELAGRKLNFLLQEMNREANTIGSKANDVEIQRSVIIVKEELERLREQVQNVE